The Listeria sp. PSOL-1 genome includes a region encoding these proteins:
- a CDS encoding DEAD/DEAH box helicase codes for MNENGSVPSQWQKKWQEHGFKEPTAIQKALYQPILAGEDVIAISPTGTGKTVAYTLPILEGIEAIPKLQWLVLAPSHELVMQITEVIRSFLPTGLSVLAIIGGANVKRQIEKLKKKPQIIVASSGRASELIKQKKIKLHEVKTITLDECDQLLKQENMAEVMAIVQGAMRDRQLILVSATKLEEPERIFAQTGKSQITIEMGEEENEHGKVEHLFMEVENRDKATLLRRLEHVNGIRALVFVRDKPRMDILLEKLAYDGVKAAGIHGEIRKETRKKTLQAFKKGDLHFLIVTDLAARGLDIPHLPYVIHYDMAGSEKEYIHRSGRTGRMGEDGIVISFVNKREMRTLKQYVKSSGKKVQQIRFYQGELVKTDER; via the coding sequence AAGATGTCATAGCCATCTCACCAACAGGAACAGGAAAAACAGTTGCTTATACATTGCCTATTTTAGAAGGTATCGAAGCGATTCCAAAGCTACAATGGCTTGTTCTTGCACCAAGTCATGAGCTTGTTATGCAGATTACAGAAGTCATTCGTTCATTTTTACCAACAGGATTAAGTGTTCTTGCCATTATCGGTGGTGCAAATGTTAAACGCCAGATTGAAAAACTGAAAAAAAAGCCGCAGATTATCGTTGCGTCTTCTGGACGAGCGAGTGAACTAATTAAGCAAAAGAAAATCAAACTGCATGAAGTGAAGACAATAACACTTGATGAATGTGATCAATTATTAAAGCAGGAAAACATGGCAGAAGTGATGGCAATCGTTCAAGGCGCTATGCGTGATCGGCAATTAATTTTAGTTTCCGCTACAAAGCTTGAAGAGCCAGAACGAATTTTTGCACAAACAGGAAAATCCCAGATAACGATCGAAATGGGCGAAGAAGAGAATGAACATGGCAAAGTAGAGCATCTTTTTATGGAAGTTGAAAATCGTGATAAAGCAACGTTATTAAGAAGACTTGAACACGTAAATGGTATACGTGCACTGGTTTTTGTAAGAGATAAGCCACGAATGGATATTTTACTTGAAAAGTTAGCTTATGATGGTGTAAAAGCAGCAGGTATTCATGGAGAAATCCGCAAAGAAACGCGCAAAAAAACACTACAAGCATTTAAAAAGGGAGATCTACACTTTTTAATTGTTACCGATCTAGCAGCAAGAGGACTTGATATCCCCCATTTACCTTATGTCATTCATTATGACATGGCTGGTAGTGAAAAAGAATATATTCATCGTTCTGGTCGGACTGGCCGTATGGGTGAAGATGGGATTGTCATTAGCTTTGTTAATAAGCGCGAAATGCGAACACTGAAACAATACGTTAAATCATCTGGGAAAAAGGTGCAGCAAATAAGATTTTATCAAGGGGAATTAGTAAAAACAGATGAACGCTAG